In the genome of Nocardioides seonyuensis, one region contains:
- a CDS encoding PIG-L deacetylase family protein → MTERENQLPSPLEPLPEDWQTALAIVAHPDDIEYGAAAAIARWTGQGKRVVYCMVTSGEAGIDGMHPDEAGPLREAEEIASAGVVGVTEVDFLRQPDGVLEYGVALRRILAEVVRRHRPEIVITGNFRDTFGGRNLNQADHIAVGRAVLDAVRDAGNRWVFPEQLEGDLEPWGGVRAVWAAGSPGAEHGVDTTETFDAGVESLEKHKAYIDGLGWEGWDAREFLEGFGRQTGQRMGVAFAASFEVFPMGWGE, encoded by the coding sequence ATGACCGAGCGCGAGAACCAGCTTCCCAGTCCCCTCGAGCCGCTGCCGGAGGACTGGCAGACCGCCCTCGCCATCGTCGCCCACCCCGACGACATCGAGTACGGCGCCGCCGCGGCCATCGCGCGCTGGACCGGCCAGGGCAAGCGCGTCGTCTACTGCATGGTCACGAGCGGCGAGGCCGGCATCGACGGCATGCACCCCGACGAGGCGGGCCCGCTGCGTGAGGCTGAGGAGATCGCCTCTGCGGGAGTCGTGGGGGTCACCGAGGTCGACTTCCTGAGGCAGCCCGACGGCGTGCTGGAGTACGGCGTCGCACTGCGGCGCATCCTCGCCGAGGTGGTGCGGCGCCACCGTCCCGAGATCGTCATCACCGGGAACTTCCGCGACACCTTCGGCGGTCGCAACCTCAACCAGGCCGACCACATCGCGGTCGGGAGGGCCGTGCTCGACGCCGTGCGTGACGCCGGCAACCGCTGGGTCTTTCCCGAGCAGCTCGAGGGCGACCTCGAGCCCTGGGGCGGGGTGCGCGCCGTGTGGGCCGCGGGCTCGCCCGGTGCCGAGCACGGCGTCGACACGACCGAGACCTTCGACGCGGGCGTGGAGTCCCTGGAGAAGCACAAGGCCTACATCGACGGCCTCGGCTGGGAGGGCTGGGACGCGCGGGAGTTCCTCGAGGGGTTCGGAAGGCAGACCGGTCAACGGATGGGCGTGGCCTTCGCCGCGTCGTTCGAGGTGTTCCCGATGGGCTGGGGCGAGTAG
- a CDS encoding DUF1501 domain-containing protein produces MSPRNDIASSSCGCPEYTSLALSRRALLGSAVLAGGVVALGDAQRGYAVTTASSTRSRLSSTGSVLVVLSLRGAADGLSLVVPHGDPVYYAARPRIAIPHTSLLVPDAMFGLHPALAPLVPLWDSGRLAAVHATGMPTPNRSHFAAMEAIEDAAPGSDERNGWLNRLLGQLPGTSPLQGTALGNQVPTSLFGSQPAFVVGEVDNADVAGADSDGRRVAALRHAWGGSARLGRAVRDALAGADGFAPVRAVPAGAPTPTPYPDSELGQAMSEVSRIVRANVGVDVVTVDQGDWDMHTDLGTVEWGGMRRNAEDLAASVAAFFSDLGAFGDRVTLVTISEFGRRVRENDDYGTDHGHGNVMLVAGAGVRGGRYYGSWPGLADTLDADLPVTTDYRSVLSEVVTRRFGVSTAQVFPGFAPAPVGVMA; encoded by the coding sequence ATGTCCCCCCGGAACGACATCGCCTCGAGCTCCTGCGGCTGCCCCGAGTACACCTCCCTCGCACTCTCCCGCCGCGCGCTGCTCGGGTCGGCCGTGCTCGCCGGAGGTGTCGTCGCGCTCGGTGACGCCCAACGGGGCTACGCCGTCACCACCGCCTCCTCCACCCGGTCCCGGCTCTCCTCGACGGGCTCCGTGCTCGTCGTGCTGTCACTACGTGGTGCGGCCGACGGGCTCTCGCTCGTGGTCCCCCACGGCGACCCCGTCTACTACGCAGCCCGTCCCCGGATCGCGATCCCCCACACGTCCCTGCTGGTCCCGGACGCGATGTTCGGCCTGCACCCGGCGCTGGCGCCCCTGGTGCCGCTGTGGGACTCCGGACGCCTGGCCGCAGTGCACGCGACCGGGATGCCGACCCCCAACCGGTCGCACTTCGCCGCGATGGAGGCCATCGAGGACGCCGCCCCCGGGTCCGACGAGCGCAACGGGTGGCTCAACCGCCTGCTCGGGCAGCTGCCCGGCACCTCACCGCTCCAGGGCACCGCGCTCGGCAACCAGGTCCCCACCTCGCTGTTCGGGAGCCAGCCCGCGTTCGTCGTCGGGGAGGTCGACAACGCCGACGTCGCCGGAGCCGACTCCGACGGTCGCCGTGTCGCGGCGCTCCGGCACGCGTGGGGCGGCAGCGCGAGGCTCGGCAGGGCCGTGCGTGACGCCCTCGCCGGAGCCGACGGCTTCGCGCCGGTGAGGGCCGTGCCCGCCGGCGCGCCCACGCCGACGCCGTACCCCGACAGCGAGCTGGGCCAGGCGATGTCGGAGGTGTCGCGGATCGTGCGGGCCAACGTGGGCGTCGACGTGGTCACGGTGGACCAGGGCGACTGGGACATGCACACCGATCTCGGCACCGTCGAGTGGGGAGGGATGCGCAGGAACGCCGAGGACCTCGCCGCGTCGGTGGCCGCCTTCTTCTCCGACCTCGGCGCCTTCGGCGACCGGGTCACCCTGGTGACCATCAGCGAGTTCGGGCGCAGGGTCCGCGAGAACGACGACTACGGCACCGACCACGGCCACGGCAACGTGATGCTCGTCGCCGGGGCCGGCGTGCGCGGTGGCCGCTACTACGGCAGCTGGCCGGGGCTGGCCGATACCCTCGACGCCGACCTGCCGGTCACCACCGACTACCGCAGCGTCCTCAGCGAGGTCGTCACCCGGCGTTTCGGCGTCTCCACCGCCCAGGTCTTCCCCGGCTTCGCGCCGGCACCCGTCGGAGTGATGGCCTGA
- a CDS encoding DUF1800 domain-containing protein, with protein MGKEREQQLLPGRDRHLATRFSYGLTPELARDVRRAGGAEAWFEKQITKPHKVADGAAERLRGWWPDLDRSPADLWQRQVQEVRGGWEVMADYGRWLLVRRMTTRRQVHEKMTEFWEALLHVPVSGDGQFTWRADYGDTIRKHALGRFDELLQATTTHPAMLIFLSGATSTKRAPNENLGRELLEIHTLGAGRYTEDDVKASARILTGWRVDLWKTWQLSYEPEDHWTGHVRVRDFSHANSSADGREVTRDYLHHLAHHPLTARRICERLATKFVRDDPPEALVRRLARTYLKNDTAIVPVLRELVASKEFKASAGRKLRDPSEDVVATYRALGIDVRRPASSASAANAVLWQAEAIGLSPHAWPRPDGSPVDDATWISPARMLASFEVHWSLAGGWWPDDDVRYRKPTRWVPPGKGVRFRDLVDDLSRELLHKPASKRLLETATRATGCRGKERITRDHELAEWKFPRLLAAILDSPDHYSC; from the coding sequence ATGGGCAAGGAACGCGAGCAGCAGCTGCTGCCGGGCAGGGACCGACACCTGGCGACCCGTTTCTCATACGGTCTGACGCCCGAGCTCGCACGTGACGTGCGCCGGGCAGGCGGCGCCGAGGCGTGGTTCGAGAAGCAGATCACCAAGCCGCACAAGGTCGCCGACGGCGCAGCGGAGCGGCTGCGTGGCTGGTGGCCAGACCTCGACCGCTCGCCTGCCGACCTGTGGCAGCGCCAGGTGCAGGAGGTCCGTGGAGGCTGGGAGGTCATGGCCGACTACGGCCGCTGGCTGCTCGTGCGCCGCATGACCACCAGGCGACAGGTCCACGAGAAGATGACCGAGTTCTGGGAGGCCCTCCTCCACGTCCCGGTCAGCGGCGACGGCCAGTTCACCTGGCGGGCCGACTACGGCGACACGATCCGCAAGCACGCGCTCGGTCGCTTCGACGAGCTGCTGCAGGCGACGACGACGCACCCGGCGATGCTGATCTTCCTGTCGGGGGCGACCTCGACCAAGCGGGCGCCCAACGAGAACCTCGGGCGGGAGCTCCTGGAGATCCACACCCTCGGTGCCGGTCGCTACACCGAGGACGACGTGAAGGCGTCCGCCCGGATCCTCACCGGCTGGCGCGTCGACCTGTGGAAGACGTGGCAGCTGTCGTACGAGCCGGAGGACCACTGGACCGGCCACGTCCGCGTGCGCGACTTCAGCCACGCCAACAGCTCCGCCGACGGTCGCGAGGTGACGCGCGACTACCTGCACCACCTCGCCCACCACCCCCTCACGGCACGGCGGATCTGCGAGCGGCTCGCGACCAAGTTCGTCCGGGACGACCCTCCCGAGGCGCTCGTGCGCCGACTGGCACGCACCTACCTCAAGAACGACACAGCCATCGTCCCCGTGCTGCGCGAGCTGGTGGCCAGCAAGGAGTTCAAGGCGTCGGCGGGTCGCAAGCTGCGTGACCCGTCCGAGGACGTCGTGGCCACCTACCGCGCCCTGGGCATCGACGTACGTCGCCCCGCCTCCTCGGCGTCCGCGGCCAACGCGGTCCTGTGGCAGGCCGAGGCGATCGGCCTGTCCCCCCACGCGTGGCCGCGTCCGGACGGCTCCCCCGTGGACGACGCCACCTGGATATCGCCGGCTCGCATGCTCGCCTCCTTCGAGGTGCACTGGTCGCTCGCGGGCGGGTGGTGGCCCGACGACGACGTCCGCTACCGCAAGCCGACGCGCTGGGTGCCGCCCGGCAAGGGGGTGCGCTTCCGCGACCTCGTCGACGACCTGTCGCGCGAGCTGCTCCACAAGCCGGCGAGCAAGCGCCTCCTCGAGACGGCCACCCGCGCCACCGGCTGCCGTGGCAAGGAGCGCATCACCCGCGACCACGAGCTCGCCGAGTGGAAGTTCCCGCGCCTCCTCGCCGCGATCCTCGACTCCCCCGACCACTACTCCTGCTGA
- a CDS encoding gluconokinase, whose protein sequence is MEATRPSHDSVSSMPTRHHLVFMGVSGTGKSAVGRPASEALGLTFAEGDDFHPQANIDKMSRGVPLTDEDRWPWLRLLAAWTRERAARGEGTGLACSALRRVYRDVLREAAPDTVFVHFTGSRETLEKRMGAREHFMPTDLLDSQLATLEHLGPDERGIVVDIEDPIDQIVDDLVSRVRAGSI, encoded by the coding sequence ATGGAAGCCACCCGACCGAGCCACGACTCCGTGTCTTCGATGCCGACGCGTCACCACTTGGTCTTCATGGGTGTCTCGGGCACCGGCAAGAGCGCGGTGGGGCGGCCCGCCAGTGAGGCGCTGGGCCTCACCTTCGCCGAGGGCGACGACTTCCACCCCCAGGCCAACATCGACAAGATGTCGCGCGGCGTCCCGCTCACGGACGAGGACCGCTGGCCGTGGCTGCGCCTTCTTGCCGCGTGGACCCGTGAACGGGCGGCGAGGGGAGAGGGCACGGGTCTGGCCTGCTCGGCGCTGCGGCGGGTCTACCGCGACGTCCTGCGTGAGGCTGCCCCGGACACGGTCTTCGTCCACTTCACGGGCTCTCGCGAGACGCTCGAGAAGCGGATGGGGGCGCGGGAGCACTTCATGCCCACCGACCTGCTCGACTCCCAGCTCGCCACGCTCGAGCACCTGGGTCCCGACGAGCGGGGGATCGTCGTCGACATCGAGGACCCGATCGACCAGATCGTCGACGACCTAGTCAGCCGCGTGCGGGCGGGATCGATCTAG
- a CDS encoding serine/threonine-protein kinase, translating to MIAGRYRLEREIGRGGAGVVHLAHDELLDRRVAIKRIGLLPGTTTDDVARAQREARLAAGINHPHVVSIFDLVKEQDCYWLVMEHVDGRTLSELVAAEGPLPERRAAAILAQAADALVQAEKAGIVHRDVKPSNIFITGDDHAKLGDFGIARSSSDTALTHTGMITGSPAYIAPEVASGHPATAASDVWSLGATLFHAVEGTPPYDVGDNVLGGLYRIVNDDPPRLSDGHATSPLLTTMMVKDPEQRWPAERVRDELRRIASGEAPEQTAPAGRPAEATIAMTPVPPAPAPAPAPVPTPTPPPTQGLAQDPAQDQTPEPRSSRRLPMGWLAAALALVLLAGLGAWLLWPDDPERPDTSGSGTEPSTSTEPSPSEEPTSEPTEEPSETEEPTTEPSPANGVAGTRSAMRTFVTDYFSLVTSDPETTFAMLTPEFQAESGGFGAYSGFWSTIESATPRDVRADPRSLTTTYTIDFVTTSGRTTTEQGRLQLVEQGDGFLIAGEG from the coding sequence GTGATTGCAGGCAGGTACCGCCTCGAGCGGGAGATCGGTCGCGGCGGCGCTGGGGTGGTCCACCTCGCGCACGACGAGCTGTTGGACCGTCGCGTCGCGATCAAGCGCATCGGGCTCCTGCCGGGCACGACCACGGACGACGTCGCACGAGCGCAGCGGGAGGCGCGGCTGGCCGCGGGGATCAACCACCCGCACGTGGTGTCGATCTTCGACCTCGTCAAGGAGCAGGACTGCTACTGGCTCGTCATGGAGCACGTCGACGGCCGGACCCTCTCCGAGCTGGTCGCAGCCGAGGGACCCCTGCCGGAGCGGCGCGCGGCGGCAATCCTCGCCCAGGCGGCCGACGCGCTCGTCCAGGCCGAGAAGGCCGGGATCGTCCACCGGGACGTGAAGCCGAGCAACATCTTCATCACCGGCGACGACCACGCGAAGCTCGGCGACTTCGGCATCGCTCGCTCCTCTAGCGACACGGCGCTGACCCACACGGGAATGATCACGGGGTCACCCGCCTACATCGCTCCCGAGGTCGCCTCGGGGCACCCCGCCACCGCAGCGAGCGACGTCTGGTCGCTGGGCGCGACGTTGTTCCACGCCGTCGAGGGCACGCCTCCCTACGACGTGGGCGACAACGTTCTCGGAGGCCTCTACCGGATCGTCAACGACGACCCGCCGCGGCTCTCCGACGGCCACGCGACGTCGCCCCTGCTGACCACGATGATGGTGAAGGACCCCGAGCAGCGGTGGCCCGCGGAGCGCGTTCGGGACGAGCTGCGACGGATCGCCAGCGGCGAGGCGCCGGAACAGACCGCACCGGCGGGACGGCCGGCCGAGGCCACGATCGCCATGACTCCGGTGCCCCCCGCACCCGCACCCGCACCCGCACCCGTGCCGACCCCGACCCCTCCCCCGACTCAGGGCCTTGCTCAGGACCCGGCTCAGGACCAGACCCCGGAGCCCCGCAGCTCCCGCCGTCTCCCGATGGGCTGGCTCGCGGCGGCACTCGCGCTCGTGCTGCTCGCGGGTCTGGGTGCGTGGCTGCTCTGGCCGGACGACCCGGAACGACCCGACACATCAGGGAGCGGCACCGAACCGAGCACCTCGACCGAACCGAGTCCCTCCGAGGAGCCGACCTCCGAGCCGACCGAGGAGCCTTCGGAGACGGAGGAGCCGACCACCGAGCCGAGCCCTGCGAACGGTGTCGCCGGGACCCGGTCGGCCATGCGCACCTTCGTGACCGACTACTTCTCGCTCGTCACCTCGGACCCGGAGACGACCTTCGCGATGCTGACGCCCGAGTTCCAGGCCGAGAGCGGTGGTTTCGGGGCGTACTCGGGGTTCTGGAGCACGATCGAGTCGGCCACCCCTCGCGACGTACGGGCTGACCCGCGGTCCCTCACGACGACCTACACCATCGACTTCGTCACCACCTCGGGACGGACCACCACCGAGCAGGGCCGGTTGCAGCTGGTGGAGCAGGGCGACGGCTTCCTCATCGCCGGCGAGGGCTGA
- a CDS encoding multicopper oxidase domain-containing protein, translating into MTLLESPTEVPSRQPSGSGSRGFWPMRDLPVVAWLLAVVVVALIHQWVPEARWLMLHLMLLGAAGHAILVWSRYFADTLLRVPATSRRQQSWRLGLFNVGAATVTAGVGSGSWWAVLVGAIGVGTAVLWHVVVLASGLRGRFGSRFAATIHYYLAAGSLLPLGAGLGVWLARGLTDPLDARVRMAHAGVNVLGWVGLTVLGTLVTLWPTMLRTRLAEGAEKASRTALPVLVAGIALVVAAAWTDTPRAVAAGLGVYLAGVVVLARPMVAAARVKPPTSFPAWSVGAGLAWLAGLLLLMAVQVLVGGEWSDVSDALSGAAPYFAAGFVAQVLLGALSYLVPVVLGGGPSAVRAANRALDSGGALRVALANVGLLWCILPVPSVVRVVASVLVLGALASFVPLLMRAVRLRHRGESTPTTERLRGQNMGLAAVGVALAVIAVAAGGAVDTVTLGGVRSADAGATATGRTVEVDVVAEGMRFSPDRVEVEPGDRLVITLRNESDGDVHDLVLETGADTGRIAPGEETVLDLGVVGRDLDGWCSVVGHRQMGMTFAVEVSGAALGASAAADSASAADHSSGHSSGHSSDNSAETGEPAGHEDHGHDASGAALNGPAEPGPGFTPFDAVLPPVAPGRVHRHTFRITEQQVEVAPGVTQETWTFNGTAPGPVLHGRVGDQFVITLVNDGTMGHSIDFHAGVRAPDRVMRTIPPGESLTYRFTADRAGIWMYHCATMPMTAHIANGLFGAVVIDPPGLRAVDREYVVVQSEQYHGADGAVADLDKLAAERPDKVVFNGYPDQYAHTPLTARTGERVRIWVLDAGPNRASAFHVVGGQFDTVYSEGAWQLGSRRGPSEDGGAQVLPLLPAQGGFVELELDEPGNYPFVNHVMIDAERGAHGLLRVK; encoded by the coding sequence ATGACGCTGCTGGAGTCACCGACCGAGGTCCCCAGCAGGCAGCCCAGCGGCTCCGGGTCCCGCGGGTTCTGGCCCATGCGCGACCTGCCGGTCGTGGCATGGCTGCTCGCCGTGGTGGTCGTGGCGCTCATCCACCAGTGGGTGCCGGAGGCACGCTGGCTGATGCTGCACCTGATGCTCCTGGGGGCGGCGGGGCACGCGATCCTCGTCTGGAGCCGCTACTTCGCCGACACCCTGTTGCGCGTGCCGGCAACCTCCCGCCGTCAGCAGTCGTGGCGGCTGGGCCTGTTCAACGTGGGTGCAGCCACCGTCACGGCAGGTGTCGGCAGCGGCTCCTGGTGGGCCGTCCTGGTCGGTGCGATCGGCGTCGGGACGGCCGTGCTGTGGCACGTCGTCGTGCTCGCCTCCGGGCTGCGAGGCAGGTTCGGGTCGCGCTTCGCCGCCACCATCCACTACTACCTGGCCGCCGGGTCGCTCCTCCCGCTGGGAGCCGGCCTCGGCGTGTGGTTGGCCCGCGGCCTCACGGACCCGCTAGATGCCCGGGTGCGGATGGCCCATGCGGGCGTCAACGTGCTCGGCTGGGTCGGCCTGACCGTGCTCGGCACGCTCGTCACCCTGTGGCCGACCATGCTCCGCACCCGGCTGGCCGAAGGTGCCGAGAAGGCCTCGCGCACGGCCCTGCCCGTCCTGGTTGCCGGCATCGCACTGGTGGTGGCGGCCGCATGGACCGACACGCCCCGAGCCGTGGCGGCCGGGCTGGGCGTCTACCTCGCCGGGGTCGTCGTACTGGCGCGTCCGATGGTCGCGGCAGCACGGGTCAAGCCTCCGACCAGCTTCCCCGCGTGGTCGGTGGGCGCCGGCCTGGCGTGGCTGGCCGGCCTGCTCCTCCTCATGGCCGTGCAGGTCCTGGTCGGCGGAGAGTGGTCCGACGTGTCGGACGCCCTGTCCGGTGCCGCTCCCTACTTCGCTGCCGGGTTCGTCGCACAGGTCCTGCTGGGTGCCTTGTCGTACCTGGTTCCGGTCGTGCTGGGTGGCGGTCCGAGTGCTGTGCGCGCCGCCAACCGCGCCCTGGACTCGGGTGGCGCCCTGCGCGTGGCCCTCGCCAACGTGGGACTGCTGTGGTGCATCCTGCCCGTCCCCAGCGTCGTACGTGTGGTGGCTTCGGTCCTCGTCCTGGGTGCACTCGCGAGCTTCGTGCCCCTGTTGATGAGGGCCGTGCGACTTCGCCACCGCGGCGAGTCGACGCCCACCACCGAGCGGCTCCGCGGCCAGAACATGGGGTTGGCCGCCGTGGGGGTCGCACTTGCCGTGATCGCCGTGGCCGCCGGTGGCGCCGTCGACACCGTCACGCTCGGAGGAGTGAGGTCGGCCGATGCCGGGGCCACCGCCACGGGCCGGACGGTCGAGGTCGACGTCGTCGCGGAGGGCATGCGCTTCAGCCCTGACCGGGTCGAGGTCGAACCGGGCGACCGGCTCGTCATCACGTTGCGGAACGAGAGCGACGGCGACGTCCACGACCTGGTGCTCGAGACCGGCGCCGACACCGGCCGCATCGCCCCGGGCGAGGAGACCGTCCTGGACCTCGGCGTCGTCGGTCGTGACCTGGACGGATGGTGCTCGGTCGTCGGACACCGACAGATGGGGATGACCTTCGCCGTCGAGGTGTCAGGAGCAGCGCTCGGGGCCTCTGCAGCAGCCGACTCGGCGTCTGCGGCCGACCACTCCTCGGGCCACTCCTCCGGCCACTCCTCCGACAACTCCGCGGAGACCGGCGAGCCAGCCGGTCACGAGGATCACGGCCACGACGCCTCGGGGGCGGCCCTGAACGGGCCGGCAGAGCCCGGCCCAGGCTTCACGCCCTTCGACGCGGTCCTGCCTCCGGTCGCTCCGGGCCGCGTGCACCGCCACACGTTCCGGATCACCGAGCAGCAGGTGGAGGTCGCGCCCGGAGTCACCCAGGAGACCTGGACGTTCAACGGGACGGCTCCCGGGCCGGTCCTGCACGGCCGCGTCGGCGACCAGTTCGTCATCACGCTCGTCAACGACGGGACGATGGGGCACTCGATCGACTTCCACGCCGGCGTCCGGGCTCCCGACCGCGTCATGCGGACCATCCCACCCGGCGAGTCCCTGACCTACCGCTTCACCGCTGACCGGGCAGGCATCTGGATGTACCACTGCGCGACGATGCCGATGACCGCCCACATCGCCAACGGCCTCTTCGGAGCCGTGGTGATCGACCCGCCGGGACTCAGGGCCGTCGACCGCGAGTACGTCGTCGTGCAGTCCGAGCAGTACCACGGGGCAGACGGCGCGGTGGCCGACCTGGACAAGCTGGCAGCCGAGCGACCGGACAAGGTGGTCTTCAACGGCTACCCGGACCAGTACGCGCACACGCCGCTCACCGCCAGGACCGGGGAGCGCGTGCGGATCTGGGTCCTCGACGCCGGGCCCAACAGGGCCTCGGCCTTCCACGTGGTCGGCGGGCAGTTCGACACCGTCTACTCCGAGGGCGCGTGGCAGCTCGGCAGCAGACGCGGACCCTCCGAGGACGGTGGTGCGCAGGTTCTGCCCCTGCTACCCGCCCAGGGCGGGTTCGTGGAGCTTGAGCTGGACGAGCCCGGGAACTACCCGTTCGTGAACCACGTGATGATCGACGCCGAGAGGGGAGCCCACGGCCTGCTGAGGGTGAAGTGA
- a CDS encoding helix-turn-helix transcriptional regulator, whose product MEINAGVTSAQSRVLAVLRDEARPLTLSDLQGRTGLHANTLRGHLDALVTQGHASRVAVRRGGRGRPAWGYLARQPEYESLAIALAAGLESEHGAGPHTLDPAAAKGGQAWGERLREQLGPVAEPRERVRLALEHTGFSPRVDGDDLTLHSCPLLEAARTHPAVVCAVHLGLIEGVLGTSGAELHPRPETLGCMVRLP is encoded by the coding sequence GTGGAAATAAATGCCGGGGTCACTTCCGCCCAGTCGCGTGTGCTCGCCGTGCTGCGCGACGAGGCACGCCCCCTCACGCTCTCCGATCTCCAGGGCCGCACAGGACTCCACGCCAACACCCTGCGCGGGCACCTCGACGCGCTCGTGACCCAGGGGCACGCAAGCCGGGTGGCCGTACGACGTGGCGGTCGTGGCAGGCCGGCCTGGGGCTACCTCGCCCGACAGCCCGAGTACGAGTCCCTGGCGATCGCGCTGGCCGCAGGGCTGGAGAGCGAGCATGGTGCGGGACCGCACACGCTCGACCCGGCCGCAGCCAAGGGCGGACAGGCTTGGGGTGAGCGGCTCCGAGAGCAGCTCGGGCCCGTCGCCGAGCCTCGCGAGCGGGTCAGGCTGGCCCTCGAGCACACCGGCTTCTCGCCGCGGGTCGACGGTGATGACCTGACCCTGCACTCGTGCCCCCTGCTCGAGGCCGCGCGGACCCACCCGGCGGTCGTGTGCGCGGTCCACCTCGGGCTGATCGAGGGCGTGCTCGGCACCTCTGGGGCTGAGCTCCACCCACGACCCGAGACCCTCGGTTGCATGGTGAGGCTGCCGTGA
- a CDS encoding DUF2249 domain-containing protein produces the protein MLGGHEAHDEPAVAGAGGGHQCACGGHDEEGLPELDTRTIPHAIRHATIFGALEGLRPGSGLLLTANHDPLPLLAQLEQRAPGAFAVDYVERGPELWRLQFTRQG, from the coding sequence CTGCTCGGGGGGCACGAGGCCCACGACGAGCCGGCCGTCGCGGGGGCCGGTGGCGGGCACCAGTGCGCGTGCGGTGGGCATGACGAGGAGGGGCTCCCCGAGCTCGACACACGCACGATCCCGCACGCCATCCGGCACGCGACCATCTTCGGTGCCCTCGAGGGACTGCGGCCGGGGTCCGGTCTGCTCCTGACGGCCAACCACGACCCGCTGCCCTTGCTCGCCCAGCTCGAGCAGCGCGCCCCCGGCGCCTTCGCGGTCGACTACGTCGAGCGCGGCCCGGAGCTGTGGCGACTGCAGTTCACCCGTCAGGGCTGA
- a CDS encoding serine/threonine-protein kinase, with amino-acid sequence MIAGRYSLEREIGRGGSATVHLARDEVLGRQVALKRIGVMPGADTPELARAEREARLAASLNHPHVVSIFDLVMEDDAHWLVMEYVDGRTLSDLVRAEGPLDSREAARVLSQAADALADAHAAGIVHRDVKPSNILMTDELEAKLGDFGIARADQDAALTRTGLVTGSPAYLAPEVASGATASSASDVWSLGATLFHAVEGRPPYDTTDNLMGALFAIVNEDPPRLPAGHPLAGLLAVTMEKDPARRWPMHRVRDDLRRVASGMTSTAPTEATSVLTPTPNPTRGTPTLPATTVRGGARFPTGWLVVAAAVLLVGVLTWWMWPGDDGRPEAQPPGDTQASASTTDNPQTEPAAETSERTRQEMAAFVTEYLDTVTSDPRTAFEQLTPEFQEASNGFGGYNGWWRTVESASVSRIVPNADNLTVSYTVDYVMKNGSRSTEQVILQLERQDDRYLIAGEA; translated from the coding sequence GTGATCGCGGGCAGGTACTCCCTCGAGCGGGAGATCGGCCGCGGTGGGTCCGCGACGGTCCACCTCGCCCGCGACGAGGTGCTCGGCCGGCAGGTCGCGCTGAAGCGCATCGGCGTCATGCCGGGGGCAGACACCCCCGAGCTGGCACGCGCGGAGCGTGAGGCCAGGCTGGCGGCATCGCTGAACCACCCTCACGTGGTGTCCATCTTCGACCTCGTCATGGAGGACGACGCCCACTGGCTCGTCATGGAGTACGTCGACGGGCGGACCTTGTCCGACCTGGTGCGGGCCGAGGGACCACTCGACAGCCGGGAGGCCGCCCGCGTCCTCTCCCAGGCGGCCGACGCACTGGCGGACGCGCACGCCGCCGGGATCGTCCACCGGGACGTGAAGCCGAGCAACATCCTGATGACCGACGAGCTCGAGGCGAAGCTGGGTGACTTCGGCATCGCGCGCGCCGACCAGGACGCGGCGCTCACCCGGACCGGGCTCGTCACCGGGTCCCCCGCCTACCTGGCACCCGAGGTCGCCTCCGGCGCGACGGCGTCGTCCGCGAGCGACGTGTGGTCGCTGGGCGCGACCCTCTTCCACGCCGTCGAGGGGCGGCCGCCGTACGACACGACGGACAACCTCATGGGCGCGCTGTTCGCGATCGTCAACGAGGACCCTCCGCGGCTGCCCGCAGGCCACCCGCTCGCAGGCCTGCTCGCCGTGACGATGGAGAAGGACCCGGCGCGCCGGTGGCCGATGCACCGGGTCCGCGACGACCTGCGTCGAGTCGCATCCGGCATGACGTCGACGGCACCCACCGAGGCCACCTCGGTCCTCACCCCGACGCCCAACCCCACTCGGGGGACGCCCACCCTTCCCGCCACGACTGTCCGAGGAGGGGCGCGGTTCCCCACCGGGTGGCTGGTGGTGGCGGCAGCGGTGCTCCTGGTCGGCGTACTGACGTGGTGGATGTGGCCCGGCGACGACGGCCGCCCCGAAGCGCAACCGCCTGGCGACACCCAGGCCTCGGCCAGCACCACCGACAACCCCCAGACCGAGCCGGCCGCCGAGACGTCCGAGCGGACCCGTCAGGAGATGGCCGCGTTCGTCACGGAGTACCTCGACACCGTGACCTCGGACCCCAGGACGGCCTTCGAACAGCTCACGCCGGAGTTCCAGGAGGCGAGCAACGGGTTCGGCGGCTACAACGGTTGGTGGCGGACGGTGGAGTCGGCGTCGGTGAGCAGGATCGTCCCCAACGCCGACAACCTCACCGTCAGCTACACCGTCGACTACGTGATGAAGAACGGAAGTCGCTCGACAGAGCAGGTGATCCTCCAGCTCGAGCGCCAGGACGACCGCTACCTCATCGCGGGCGAGGCCTGA